The genome window CCCGCGGCGGAAGTCCCGAGCGAACCACGCGAGCGAACCTGACGACGACGGATGCCGGGCAAGCGGAATCGCACCCTGCACCAAGCTCAGGAAAAGCTCAGATCAATCATGTTGTTCCGGTGCCGGGTACTGGGTTACCCATGACATACTTCGTACGCGCTCCGCATCCCCCGTCGGAGCGACAGACCGACGCCGGGCAGCTCCCCCCGTGGCTGCTCGGCGTCGCCTTGTTTGCCGTGGCTGTGAGACGAAGCTGTGACTGACGAAACCCCGATCTGCTCCGCCAAGGGCTGCCGTGCCGACGCCGTGTGGGTGCTGGCGTGGAACAACCCGAAGATCCACACGCCGGATCGCCGCAAGACGTGGCTGGCGTGCGAGGAGCACCGGGAGCATCTGTCGCAGTTCCTCGGTGTGCGGGGGTTCCTGAAGGACGTCGTCAAGCTGGAGGACTGGGAAGCGCCCGAAGGCGCCTGACACCCCAGCCGGCCCTAGGGGCCTCTCGCTTGATCATGCCGGGCTCGCGGGGCCCCGCTCCCTGATCCGGCCTTGATCCGGCCTGATCCAAACGAAAGACCCTAGCCCCCGATCGCCGACATCGGCCGGTCCGGCTGGACGAAGGACGGGTCGTCCAGGCCGGCGCCCGCCTTCTTGCCCCACATCGCGAGCCGCCAGATGCGGGCGATCTCCTCGTCCGGAGCGCCGGAACGGAGTGCGCCGCGCAGGTCGGTCTCCTCGGTGGCGAACAGGCAGGTGCGTATCTGGCCGTCGGCCGTCAGGCGGGTGCGGTCGCAGGCCGCGCAGAACGGGCGGGTGACGGAGGCGATGACGCCGACGCGGTGCGGACCGCCGTCGACCAGCCAGCGTTCGGCCGGGGCCGAGCCGCGCTCCTCGGTGCTCTCCGGGGTCAGCTCGAAGCGGGTGCGCAGCGAGGCGAGGATGTCCCCGGCGGTGACCATGCCCTCGCGCTTCCAGCCGTGCTGGGCGTCCAGGGGCATCTGCTCGATGAAGCGCAGCTCGTAGTCGTGCTCCACCGCCCAGGCGAGCAGGTCCGGGGCCTCGTCGGCGTTCAGGCCCGGCATGAGGACCGCGTTGACCTTGACCGGGGTCAGGCCGGCCTCCCGGGCGGCCGTCAGGCCGTGGAGGACGTCCTTGTGGCGGTCCCGGCGGGTGAGGGTCTTGAAGACGTCCGGGCGCAGGGTGTCCAGCGAGACGTTCACCCGGTCCAGGCCCGCCGCCTTCAGGGCCGCCGCCGTGCGTCCGAGGCCGATGCCGTTCGTGGTGAGGGACATCTGGGGCCGGGGCCGAAGGGCCGCGACCCGCTCCACGATGCCGACAAGACCGGGGCGCAGCAGCGGCTCGCCGCCGGTGAAGCGGACCTCCTCGATGCCCAGTGAGGTGACCGCGATGTCGATCAGCCGGACGATCTCGTCGTCCGTGAGCAGATCGGGCTTGGACAGCCACTGCAGGCCCTCCTCGGGCATGCAGTACGTGCAGCGCAGATTGCACCGGTCGGTCAGCGAGACCCTGAGGTCGGTGGCCATCCGGCCGTAGGTGTCGATGAGCACGTGGGCCCCCTCCCTCGTCGCGGATCACACATTGTCCGTCACCCGCACCATCACCTGCGAGCCTACGTGACGCCACCGACAACGACAGCGGCCCGTTCCCACGAGGGACGACGC of Streptomyces cynarae contains these proteins:
- the moaA gene encoding GTP 3',8-cyclase MoaA; amino-acid sequence: MLIDTYGRMATDLRVSLTDRCNLRCTYCMPEEGLQWLSKPDLLTDDEIVRLIDIAVTSLGIEEVRFTGGEPLLRPGLVGIVERVAALRPRPQMSLTTNGIGLGRTAAALKAAGLDRVNVSLDTLRPDVFKTLTRRDRHKDVLHGLTAAREAGLTPVKVNAVLMPGLNADEAPDLLAWAVEHDYELRFIEQMPLDAQHGWKREGMVTAGDILASLRTRFELTPESTEERGSAPAERWLVDGGPHRVGVIASVTRPFCAACDRTRLTADGQIRTCLFATEETDLRGALRSGAPDEEIARIWRLAMWGKKAGAGLDDPSFVQPDRPMSAIGG